The genomic region TGTATCGCTTTAATCCAAGTACCTCATTTAATGGttacaaaaaatgataatactttcacataaagatatttttctctcaccaaagtgactttgttttataatatctcttctcacacactctctTCATGTATTATTTCTCCACTAAaactcttctttatttatagtaaaaattattaccaactataataaatcaACTATATTAGAAGTTGAAACCAAAATAACATTCATTCAActaaaatttatctaataaaatataatttttcactttACATTTAAATCACATAAACTTTAGTGATAAAAATCTAATTCTCAATATACATACATCTTATCTCCTTATCTTTTGGTTTGAAATTTTACAAAAACTCCTGTGTGATTAGAATCCATTCTCAATTAAGTAATGTAGGAatgaattaactttttttccttctaaaaacAAGATATCTTAACCAAGTTTTgtttcttccaatttttttttatttaccgctaaaaatcaaactaatacTTAATAAATACTACATATAGATATCTATTAACTGTGTTAGATCCTAGTATAGAAATGAACTAACTAATCATGATTCATATATACTACAACATATTCACAAAATCATAATCCGTACCACAAAAATATTACTACTATAATATTTGCTTTCCAACAACACTATACTATAATATCTTGTTCACCTGTTCCATGCTAAAAATGATGAACATTAAAAAGGGAACACACTTGGGACCCCAAATTGCAACAACCAACTCGTGTCTAATATATATTTCCACAATTAAACTTCAATATTTGTTGCACTCACGCGCTCGTTAAGACAGTGCAGTAgcaacagtaacagtaacatcCCTAACTTTCCTCCTCCTCTTGTGAACGTGCATTCTCACGTAGAAGTTAAGAGAGAGCATAAGAAGAGCGAGGTTGAGGATTGAGTTGAAGACCCACGCGCCGATCCCATTGCACCCGCCCTTGAGGAAGAAGTGGAGGAAGAAGACGGCGACGTGGCAGGCAACATTGCAGGCGAGGAGCACGATCTGGCAGCTGAGGACGAAGGGGAAGCACGCGCCGCGGAGGCCGATGGCGGTCCAGAAGCGGTAGCCGTAGACGGCTGCGTACACGAGCGTGGCGAAGAGAATTGCGAGGACCTAATAATGAGTAAAAacatttacaaaaattaaatactttCAAGCAAAATACAAATTCAACTTTCAGAGATATCATTATTATTGCGTAACCGAACTCTTCTAAATGTTTCTACTCATTACTTGAAAGGACTGCGAGAACTCGAGCCAGAGGAAGGAGGCGAGTGCGGAGATTGAGTTACTCAACAGATGAAAAAATGATAGCCTGCGGTGGCGTAGGATTCTGAGGAGGGTGCGGAGCATGTGGAGGAAGCGGGAGAGGTAGTAGACGTAGGACCAGAAGAAGACGCGCCCCGAGGGGCGCGTGCCCAAGGGGAAGCAGAGGAGCCACTGTAGGGGGGTTTTGGAGCGCCGCCAGAACCACCGCGTGTCGCTGATCTCGGCGGCGGCAGAGAGGAGGATGCCGGCGAAGATCGTGGCGGAGATGAGGGACATGGAGAGGCTGTGGACGGCGGGAAGGGGGCCGAGAGGGATTTGACGGCGGCGGAagaggagagaaagagagaagtatAGGAAGACTGAGAGGAAGAGGTAGGAGGCAATTGAGGAGAAGAGGAAGGACCACGTGGCGCCCCATGATTGGGCGTGGCTCCACCGGAACCCCACGATAGCCGGGTGCTCCGAGAGGTAGTAGATTACTGCACGCGGTGCCGCCTTCAGCATCatggtgttttttttgtttctttcactGTTCACATTTCGTTGGAACTTGGACTCAGAGAAAGGTAATGACACTCAATTTTGAGGAGTTGGGAAagtgcgaagggaagagagattAAAGTGAGGGGAAAAACACGATTGGGGATGACGTGGCGCGTTCTCGTTGGAGACACGAGTGTGGAAGATACGGAAAGGGTTTGCCGAAtgcaattgaaaattttattattttcggGTTACGTAATTTTGCAGGTGCATTCGTCCTATTACTTTGGGCCCCCAGTTGGTTTTTCAACATCcctttgggttttttttttttttttaaattgataatgGAGAGTGATTTGAAGTGTTCTAGGACAACCACaactatatatttttgttacctaaaatatatttaaaaatgaggattcttaggaaaaagaaaaggggtTAAATTTACATGTTTCTTAAGAGTTTGGGAATTGATATGAAGTTAGGAATGCATTTAATTTTATCTATAATACTAACTAATGGAAACACAGATGATGGCACACTTCTCtgctcatatttttattttgtgttttttttattgaaagagaaatatttttaaatttatttcacaATGCATTAGtgtgtatatattaatattagtttaatatgattttgtataTTATATGCATGTTATACCGAAGTGTGATTATTATAcacacaaacataaaaaaaatatgttagtaatatattatcaaaagaaaaaaaatattatttatctaaaaCAATAAGATAAATTATAGTCATACATCttcttttattgacaaattatatttgtattgtGTTATCATCTTTTTATTGTGTTAAATTTGATGTATCAAaaacttgtaatttttaatgtaaGAAGACATGAGAGTTTAAGAGATACAAAACTATGAAATCTAGATAGATAccaaagtttaaaaataaaaatatagtaaaaaaagaagaaataaaacaatattaaaaagccTTGggagtttaattaaaaaactggtaggatattaaatttttaaaataattaatttttgctaATAAATAGTagatttctaaaattaaaaaaattgacatttttatttaataatttggtAGAttgttaaaattcttaaaaatgagTAGTTTCCgttgctttttttctttatgaaagtagttttaattaacaaattgaCATTTTTTATGTACAGATAAAAAAGTCATATGCACAAAAAATGGATggttttaattaacaaattgttatgtttttaaattttaaaaaataagccaTCTTAATTAACAGATttggtatattttaaaattcaaataaatgaacagtttttaataaaaaaattaggtgatggttaaaattaaaaaggtagtaatttcaattaaaaaatataaatttaaaattcataagaattttcagtttaaattagcaaattgtttaatttttaaaatttaaagaaaggaACCATTAATTAACAAACTACTgaaattagtatattttaaaaattcaaattattatttgttttgtctCCTTGACCCATTTAACTGCATCCCCAATCATGGCAtaagaattcaaattcaagggaagaaaaaaaacataagaattcaagtaaaataaaatattatactttGCTTAAAACAcggattaaattaattttaaaagagttACTCCTAatctcattaattaatattctaaattaatatcaatttaaaGATAAGTCATAATAGgaattataactttttattacttttttttttcaatattaaagTCATTAAATTTCATgcgattttcatttttttagtacaACCAAAgtcttaatagttttttttttgttttaaagttataatattttttttacgactttaaagtcgtaaagtaaattaattttttgatatataaattgaaaataattttttatttcaattatttaaagaattaatatatgttttattttttttgttttatttaatattttttatggttttattctatatttttttaaaaaaacttatttaatatatttattatatttaatatttttatatatctttttaacattttctatattttttactattgtttaaaaaatgagtACATAAAATTACCCAAATGTGATGAtgtaattagtaaaattaacaAGGCAATGCCaattggttaaaaaaaagtttaactatattttttatttagtgttttttttcgttttctgtaatttttttaatacttacaaaatatgtttgttttattttttgttcttaaagTACTTTAGATAATacttttgaataataaaaaagtacttTGAACAGTTAAAAAATactatctaaaatattttaaagaaaaaaaaaacacattttataaggattaaaattatttttttcagggataaaaataaaaaaaatactaaattgcatgaacaaaaaatgtatttaaaccttaaaaaaaaaattcaaacatgcaATTGGCTTATGCATCATCTACCCATGTGGGACGAGTCTCTTTGATGATGGAAGTTGGAGTTGGAGGTGGAGCTGGGGAAATTCTGCGTTTCAAGTGGAGGAGGAGGGGGTCAGGGACGGGTTGGTGTTGCAATTGCATTCCATATAGTAATGGAGTAAAATAGCTACTTGAAAGTGacggaataaaagaaaaatcaacaaTATAAAAGTAATGGAAAATTACTATAGGttagaagaaaatttaaaagtttaagaaataatttaaaattaaaattatgtaatGAAATGTGAACGTATTCCCTTTATTATCTACTAGGGAACTACTAGGAAAAATCATACACTCTatgtctaattaatttttttcatgtttttttaaataaaagaaagataatagaAGTTAGTAGATAATTTGTGaatataattataagaataaaatgacataaaaatgTGTACATCAAAACACTCTATTCCGTACACATTTACTTGGATATTTTTAcccttcatttattgtgcaataTTGTGCAATCCCTTGGTGCAATTGTAATACATGAATGGAAATATCCATCTCAACAAAAGATAAAGAGAATACCCATCTCAACTAATATTTTTGGCCTCTAATCTTGCTTAGCTGATTTTACCCtgaattaatcaaaatattacCGGCTGGTATttgtgtattatttttaaaatttaccattCAACTGATAGATGGAACCACACAAAGCCACCAAGGCACCAAGAGTAACTACACCTAGCTTTTATCCAGATTTCTATAGAGTATTTGCAtgttcactactagaaaataggttTTCTACATTGATTTTGAGggtctttctacatcggttacgACGTGTGGTTGTAGCCAGTGTCGTTGAAAACCCGAGGCCCTACATCATCGGTTCAATGACCGGCTTAGAAAGGCATGGGTACGAAGACGGGCATAATGTCAGACCCATCTTAGAATTGtggacattctacatcggttttggaggtgcaaacgatgtagaatgtttttttttataattattttcgcGAAATTTTTGTGGCATTCTACCTAGGTAATGTCTCATATGAGACTTGGTCAAATTTCAGCtattaaaatagttaatgaATAAGTACAAGAAGCTACCTTGCTTGTATATATGTTTTAGTAGCTAGTAGtacaatagaaaaaaaacttataattaaataacaatttgtCATTTCACACATACAaggtatatatacaaaaatgtaGTTATGATCTAATAGCTacattcaataattttattaccATCTATATATACACTTAGATTGGCCTCACTTGTGTGGTGATGGTGGCGGTGGAGCACCATATATAGAGTAGCCAGAAGATGGAGGAGGTGGttgtgatggtggtggtggagctTCATAAAAAGGATAACCAGAAGGTGGTGGAGTAACCTGACAGTTCTCACAGGAAGTTGGGGTTGGGATCACATCACCTGCTGCAgaatgtttgtttttatttttagtttagttaataaaaaagtgaaattcTCCGAAAAGAATTATTTCATAGAAACAGTATCATCACATATAAGTTAGTATAGCATATTTGGATTCACATTAAATGATCCAATATGACACTCAATGTACCATAAGCCTCATGCCTGCTAAGTGCTAATATTCCCTAAATTACAGAAAATTGAGAATGAAGTACCGGCTAAGAAGCAAACTAAGCCCAGTGTTCTCATCGTCTTCCTTCCCACCCTTCTCATTTTTCTGGATCAATTTCTTGACAAAGTACAAAATGATTGCAAAAAAATTGTATACTCGGGCAGTTTTCAGTTAAAATACTTTTGCTTCCAATCCTAATTACTGCATCATAAAGACGTAAACCTTCAAATACATCAATCTTGCTAAAACATAGGAGAATAAAATCTGAATTATTGCCTTTCCAAGTCATGATCATATATGACAGAGTTATCGCCACCGGTATGATATTACTAGAATAGCTTCATTATGAGAAAAggcttttttttattactaaattttggaaattttacATCAAGTTGGACTCTTAGAAGCTTTAAATCTCGTATGCAATTGTAATGGAATTTAAGGGGGGAAATCCACTAAGTTGCAGTTTACACTTTTAGCAAACTTTGTATGCATTGTTTCATTATGGATAAATGTTTTTCTATGTGGACCAACTATGTAGACATGAGACTTTAAAATAGGAAATAAGAGGAAGGTGTCATGATATTTTAATCTCACAAAGTCATATctgaaaattgaaatagaaaaactttccttttttatacAATGTTGTTTTGCTAAACATCTTTTAgaatagtaaataaataattaatgttgagAAGTGTGTGTGAGTCACTGGAAACCCCCTTGTACCAATGTTAACTCCTCcctatgaacaaaaaaaattgatctaaCCCAATCCTTTGAATATCAAAGCATGAGTGGCCTACCAACAAGTTTAACAAGATTAAATTCCTTATGCTTTATGTGGTGGTGGGCATAACCCTGCTTCTTAAAAAATGGTACAACTAGTGATGGCTAGTTAGAAGATGttaatcttttattaataaattagtgTGTTagcaaaaaaacaattatagtaAAACAAGTAGAACTTACCGttattatcaaatattaaaacattatttcttttctaaatgtttcaaATTTATACAATATTATTGATAATGCCTATCGTCCACTAACAATGAGtacataatattataaaatttaatatttttatatatctttttaacattttctatattttttactattgtttaaaaaatgagtACATAAAATTAATGTCACCAATATCCTATAGGTATGGATTAATACAAAATGAGTACATAAAATTACCCAAATGTGATGCATGTAATTACGTAAAATTAACAAGGCAACgacaattgtttaaaaaaaagtttaaatatatttttcatttagtgttttttttttgttttgtataatttttttaatacttacaaaatatgtttgttttattttttgttcttaaagTACTTTAGATAATacttttgaataataaaaaagtactttgaacagttaaaaaatattatctaaaatattttaaagaaaaaaaaacgcattttacaaagattaaaatgatttttttcagggataaaaataaaaaaatactaaattgcatgaacgaaaaatgaatttaaaccttaataaaaaagaaaaattcaaacatgCAATTAGCTTATCCATCATCTACCTGTGTGGTGCGTTTCAAGTGGAGGAGGAGGGGGCCAGGGGCGGGTTGGTTGGTGTTGCAATTGCATTCCATATAGTAATGGAGTAAAATAGCTACTTGAAAGTGacgaaataaaagaaaaaccaataatataaaagtaatgGAAAATTACTATAGGttagaagaaaatttaaaattttaagaaataatttaaaattaaaattatctaataaaatgTGAACACTAAATGAAAAGTATTCCCTTTATTATCTACTAGGGAACTACTAGGAAAAATCATACATTCTatgtctaattaatttttttcatgttttttttaaataaaagaaagataatagaAGTTAGTAGATAATTTGTGaatataattataagaataaaatggaCATAAAAATGTGTACATCAAAACACTCTATTATGTACACATTTACTTGGATATTTTTAcccttcatttattgtgcaatcCCTTGGTGCAATTGTAATACATGAATGGAAATACCCATctcaataaaagataaagggAATACTCATCTGAACAACTATTTTTGGTCTCTAATCTTGCTTAGCTGATTTTACCCtgaattaatcaaaatattacCGACTTGGTATATgggtattatttttaaaatttaccattCAACTGATAGAAGGAACTACACCAAGGCACCAAGAGTAACTGCACTCAGTTTCTATCCAGATTTCAATAAAGtatttgcacgttgttttctgTAATTGCACATTGTTTTTCtctattcttttttctctctaactTCCACACAAAGGAATTGGACATCCAATTGCTTCATGTAGTAACTCCAACTGTTGTTCCTTTATATTCTCTCTATTCCTTTTTCTCTCCAAACTAATCACATATTTAACACtcatattctttctttctttcttcttccaccCATTCAGTGTCACACTCACTCTCTTTTAACATGTATGTTTCAAACTTAAACTAGACTTGCATAATGCATCTTCCCAATTTGTCATAAtttatgtgtttttcttttaattgtttgtgtatgtgttttaattttttctaatattttatgtGCATTTCAGGtttatcaaaatttcataacttcaaaaaggttatttaagaaattgattaacaattaaattcaaaggaatttattagattttggggtaagtttgattttaaagaaattcatttattttttattttattctctttccATCTTATTCTTCCCCCACTACAAAATCCTCTTATATATTGTcaactttctttttatttatcatttactaaatttttctttctttagtaggcaatataaatattatgaaaaatttaaatactcaaCAATCAAGAGaataacaacaaagagaaacaGGGAGACAAagtacaagaaataaaagacaaaGAATAACcataagataaaaacaaaatgaattatCTAGAAGACAAACAAGTTTTAAAGAAAACAGAAACCACACAACTAACATGACAAATAAGACCGATATCTtgatctttaaaatataaattatatttttttttactttcagatgtccatttcaaatatatataactttctttttaaaataagcaaATTTAGATGTATAATACATGAATGGAtctatcttttatatattaatacataataatatacaattattataaagtaacaagaagtaaaaaaaagtatacattAATGtgtattcaaaaataaaatactaaactaaaattaatatgtaCATTAGGATAcatgatatattatatttagtGCAATAAAAATACTATAATGTAATATAAATGATATAACACTATGAGATTTTTCATGAATTACACTGGGATTTTATTGCTTATTTCAAGActtgaattaaatatataaagatgaatgtagaataatttgattaatttctaCTTAGCTTGCAAAATGAAATAGtatttgcaaaataaaataatgtgattCAATTTTATCACTAGTGTTTGAGCCTATTTTGAATTTGTAGGTTGGGTTCattatgaaacaaaataaatattataaaaatgcaCTTAATTTCTGCATTGATAGCAGTCACAACCAATGTAAAAATAtgctttcaacatcggtttgaACCATCATATCAAGTATCTCACTTTCAATGACGACtgattcaacatcggttttgaaccGTCATATAAAGTATCTTACTTTCAATGACTACTGATTCAACATCATTTctaaattgatattaaaagtCCTCCATAATTGATGTTGAAGGCTTTTTATGTAATAGTGAGGAGTCTTTTGATGTCTAATCTCTTACTCTCTtaaataaacatcaaatggTCTTGAGTATTCACCTCCATTTTTTGTGCTTATACATTTCAATTTCTTCCCAATTTTCATGCTCAATTGAGGCCTAAAGTttcttaaaaacattttaaacaaTATCTTCACTCTAGCTTTAAGATGTATATCAAAGTCTTGAATGGTCATCAATGTACATTACAATATGAATTGCTACCTAGAGTTTTTGTTTACATAGGGTTGCATTGGTAAGAATGAACCAAATCAAGAATTGATGGTCTCCAAATAGGTGAATGACCCttgaaagaaattttattatgcTTATGCAAATACTGGTTTCTTATTCCAAACAATACATGCTTTTTAGCTAGCTTAACCACGCCTTTCTCGCTTATGTGACATAATCTTTGATTTCATAACTCAACTTCTTTAGTTGGTTCCATGGCATAAATGTTTTTTGCAGCAAAAACTTGTTCGAAAATAATGATCCGCAAATGCTAATCAGCAAGTGTACTGAGttgcacaagtaatataaaatggtaagaatcgagtatcgaatCACAGGGAAATTGTTTCATTCAGAAAATGTGCATTCAATAAGTAAACATTTGTGTAAAACAAGTAAATAATCAAAAGGGGGTTTTTGTCTACAATtctaattaactacaaatttaaaatatctaaaagCGAGAGGTAAAAACAGTCAAGTAAAAGTGTTTGGTCATTCTACTGAACCTACCTTGATGTTACtaagtatttttctctatttaacgttattttagtgttcttatgctgaaaACAACTACCTAAACCAAGATCCCTCAAGTGAATAGGCCTAACTCTATTTAAACTTtgtccttgatccctcaacaaacttggTTTAAACGACTTGCATTAAGATTATAACATAATATAAACTAAATCACTGCACTCCATCCCAGACATACAATTTTCTagcctgctctatcaagttctaaggttttaaagcacttcccagtactaaaaatcctaactttacatacaaatgggtgatcaagccacaagcatgcaagaAATAAGCACAGAtaaaagcaatgaacacataaaaataactttaaatagatagtaagaagATATTACATCAAGTGTTCAacagaaatccccaacaagaggTCTAGCCTTCCATGACAAGTTAGCAACTTTCAGCACAAAGGATGGGAATTAGAAGAGAAACTAAGATTACAAGTgatgaggatgtctcctccaccccTAGAACCCTAAAATCACTTATAAAACCTAAACTCTCTTGTAGGCTGGAACTTTGCTCTGTTTTTCGTCTCTCTGTGTGTTTCTTTGTTTCCTCCCTCTGTGTATCTCCTATTTTTAcgccaacttcagtgttttaaagacTCATTGACGTTTCAAATTCTGAAGGCTTGCTTAGTGTCATTTTCTCGCTAAGCGCGAGTTAGTGAATTTTCGCTTAGGGAGCTGGGCGTGCCGAGCGCGAGAAGGGACAAACGACTACCTAAGCGAGCTTGCGGAACGTTGGGTGCGAGCATCTATGactgatcctcttctagggtttctcCACGCGCTAAGCAGGCcgagtgcctcgcttagcggatgtaaCTTGCTAAGTgcatatgcctcgcttagcgagacaccagctgcTTCACCTTTTTCTACTCTTAgcctgaaactgaagttgattcacattaattcacaaaaatgGAAGTATCtactgagcaaaatcaaactaaCCATGAAAATCTGTAcaaatcctacaaaaagaaccacaaatttgggGAAAGATGctaatttaataaaactattcaatacaaaagttagtcataaatAACGACTAACAataaacaacttatttaattattttttcttctgatAGGTAAATGTTAGAATATTTCATACCTTTAACAATAATCATAATCTTTGTTGTGTTTCCAAGTATTCCTTAAGTCCAAATACAATTTGGGAACTCAAAATTAACTTATCCAATGTCGACAAACTTTAATGCACCTTAATAAGCTAGCCACACATCATCAAATTACTTAGAATATAGGAAATGAATATATGCTTCCTCAATATAACATGTCACAAAAGCAACATTATCAATGATGCACCCAACTAGATACactattaacaaatattaagttgttaaaaaaatattaacaatattaaCAACATCATTTTCTTCAATAAGAAGTAAATCATCATATGTCACATTAGCTTTATCTTCACCAACTTCTTCTTTGTTATTCCTTTGTCTTCTTTAGTCTTTTTCAAAAGTCGACAATAGTTTTGAATATGGCACTTCTTACCACAACGGTAAC from Glycine soja cultivar W05 chromosome 16, ASM419377v2, whole genome shotgun sequence harbors:
- the LOC114389466 gene encoding elongation of fatty acids protein 3-like; translated protein: MMLKAAPRAVIYYLSEHPAIVGFRWSHAQSWGATWSFLFSSIASYLFLSVFLYFSLSLLFRRRQIPLGPLPAVHSLSMSLISATIFAGILLSAAAEISDTRWFWRRSKTPLQWLLCFPLGTRPSGRVFFWSYVYYLSRFLHMLRTLLRILRHRRLSFFHLLSNSISALASFLWLEFSQSFQVLAILFATLVYAAVYGYRFWTAIGLRGACFPFVLSCQIVLLACNVACHVAVFFLHFFLKGGCNGIGAWVFNSILNLALLMLSLNFYVRMHVHKRRRKVRDVTVTVATALS